From the Pseudoalteromonas tunicata genome, one window contains:
- a CDS encoding EAL domain-containing protein has translation MGYSRLPSRFGINSLSIKLSILISAICLIAGISAAVLMLKSERKQLIYEEHDALKHASNSFITQFNRVIHNKEAIAQKANQVVKKQLFEFEIINKERDRTELSFASDSSIRSAAPDGLSAAFLPQVSFNPHYKNLFHNSEVLWQQVSPTLTEEFFNFYLITVDNFIRISPPNWALQVEADHKFADDIFFTLAAEDNNPAREAVWTPVYYDDIWHKWVTSLIVPVYHKGEFVGVTGSDLELSNLIKSFPLSDIEQQFFVFDQRGQILAHPKLNEGILLQEGKMNELLKTSGKISEELDALVKTVNSTGLNELADEFLEDDELHLVNIRKINSLNWYVGVYKKRSTALSALDELEIKFFGLFILYAVLVALLLHQALFQLVLKRIYTLVQAVSHFGKGQLDTPFPEVNKDEIGSLNSAFQVMALDINKLVDGLNQRIIEKEQAEKSANRLSKAVEFSGSGVAIANANFEIEYVNPKLIEMSGFENDHFLGAPLLSIISSDMQILLDDIDLDIRSRHHWRGDTVLKNKENHPIWVSLSVSPIRELDNSISSYVASAQDISFVKESQRKMEQLAYFDTLTGLANRAFFRMQLRKSMALAERGHYAFALFYFDLDEFKRINDTLGHDAGDQLLLQVANRLKQRLRAEDTVARLGGDEFAVLLSGIDDKSKAAEVAMIIQETISQPIKLGSNEVIISASIGITMAPDDSPEEDQLLKHADLAMYEAKAKGRNTYHFYNQELNAAAKERLMIENELRIAIKEQQFELYYQPQVDCRTNEVVGFEALIRWFHPTQGMISPVKFIPIAEATGLIVEIGEWVLWEACRFAKRLEEQGRGNNISINLSARQFKDSNLKALLSRILVKTSISAQSLHLELTESMLMGDVEVAINQLLELKMLGVSLSIDDFGTGYSSLSYLKRFPVDILKVDRSFVKDIPADSNDMEITAAIIAMAQKLNLNVVAEGVETSEQITFLKNNNCYIVQGYFFSPPLAEAQVPELYKQLALKAIC, from the coding sequence TTGGGATACAGTCGGTTGCCATCGCGTTTTGGCATAAATTCGTTAAGTATAAAGTTGTCGATACTTATTTCTGCAATCTGCTTAATCGCAGGGATCAGTGCTGCTGTATTAATGCTAAAATCTGAACGCAAGCAGCTCATCTACGAAGAACATGATGCCTTAAAACATGCTAGTAATAGCTTCATAACCCAATTTAACCGAGTAATTCATAATAAAGAAGCAATTGCCCAAAAAGCCAATCAGGTGGTAAAGAAGCAACTTTTTGAATTTGAAATTATAAATAAAGAACGAGATAGAACAGAACTTTCATTTGCTTCCGACTCCAGTATCCGAAGTGCTGCACCTGATGGACTATCAGCTGCATTTTTACCGCAAGTTTCCTTTAACCCTCATTACAAAAACTTATTTCACAACAGTGAAGTTTTATGGCAGCAAGTTTCACCGACCTTGACAGAAGAATTTTTTAATTTTTACCTTATCACTGTAGATAATTTCATTCGGATTTCACCTCCTAATTGGGCGCTCCAAGTAGAAGCTGATCATAAATTTGCTGATGATATTTTTTTTACATTGGCAGCTGAAGATAACAACCCTGCGCGTGAAGCTGTTTGGACTCCAGTTTATTATGATGATATTTGGCACAAATGGGTAACAAGTTTAATTGTGCCCGTTTATCACAAGGGCGAGTTTGTTGGTGTAACTGGCAGTGATTTAGAGCTAAGTAATTTAATTAAAAGTTTTCCATTATCTGATATCGAACAGCAATTTTTTGTTTTTGATCAGCGAGGTCAAATTCTTGCACATCCAAAATTAAATGAAGGGATTTTACTGCAAGAAGGCAAGATGAACGAACTGTTAAAAACGTCTGGTAAAATTTCAGAAGAGTTAGATGCACTTGTTAAAACGGTTAATAGCACAGGATTAAACGAACTTGCTGATGAGTTTTTAGAAGATGATGAATTACATTTAGTTAATATCCGAAAAATAAACTCTCTTAACTGGTATGTCGGTGTTTACAAAAAACGCTCTACGGCTTTGTCTGCCCTTGATGAACTTGAAATAAAGTTTTTTGGTTTATTTATTTTGTATGCTGTTTTGGTTGCATTATTACTGCACCAAGCATTGTTTCAACTTGTATTGAAACGGATTTATACCTTGGTTCAGGCTGTTTCTCATTTTGGTAAAGGGCAGCTTGATACGCCTTTTCCAGAGGTTAACAAAGATGAAATAGGTTCCCTTAATAGCGCATTCCAAGTTATGGCTTTAGATATCAATAAATTAGTTGATGGATTAAACCAGCGCATTATTGAAAAAGAGCAAGCGGAAAAATCGGCAAATCGTTTATCAAAAGCGGTTGAGTTCTCAGGAAGTGGCGTGGCGATTGCCAATGCCAATTTTGAAATTGAGTATGTTAATCCAAAATTGATTGAAATGAGTGGTTTTGAAAATGATCACTTTTTGGGCGCACCGCTACTGAGTATTATTTCTAGTGATATGCAAATATTGCTTGATGATATTGATCTTGATATTCGTTCTCGACACCATTGGCGCGGTGATACAGTATTAAAAAATAAAGAAAATCACCCAATTTGGGTCTCGCTTAGTGTCTCGCCAATTCGTGAGTTAGATAATTCAATTTCAAGTTATGTCGCCTCCGCGCAGGATATTTCGTTTGTAAAAGAAAGCCAGCGAAAAATGGAGCAATTAGCTTATTTCGATACCTTAACTGGTTTAGCTAACCGCGCATTTTTCAGAATGCAATTGCGAAAATCTATGGCTTTAGCCGAACGTGGTCATTACGCTTTTGCTTTATTTTATTTTGACTTAGATGAGTTTAAACGTATTAACGATACTTTAGGGCATGATGCGGGCGACCAATTACTGCTACAAGTTGCTAATCGTTTAAAGCAAAGGTTGCGCGCGGAGGATACCGTTGCACGTCTTGGTGGCGATGAATTTGCTGTATTACTCAGTGGTATCGATGATAAAAGCAAGGCCGCGGAAGTGGCAATGATTATCCAAGAAACCATTTCTCAACCAATTAAACTTGGTAGTAATGAGGTTATAATTAGCGCGAGTATCGGTATCACAATGGCGCCAGATGATAGCCCTGAAGAAGACCAATTACTTAAACATGCCGACTTAGCAATGTATGAAGCTAAAGCTAAAGGCCGTAATACCTATCACTTTTATAACCAAGAGCTTAACGCCGCTGCAAAAGAGCGCTTAATGATTGAAAATGAGCTGCGTATTGCGATTAAAGAGCAGCAGTTTGAGCTCTACTATCAACCTCAAGTTGATTGCCGTACCAATGAGGTAGTTGGTTTTGAAGCGTTGATCCGCTGGTTTCACCCGACTCAAGGAATGATCTCCCCAGTTAAATTTATCCCTATTGCTGAGGCGACCGGACTTATTGTTGAAATAGGTGAGTGGGTTTTATGGGAAGCATGTCGTTTTGCAAAGCGTTTAGAAGAGCAGGGTCGTGGAAATAATATTTCGATTAACTTATCGGCACGTCAATTTAAAGACAGCAACTTAAAGGCATTGCTTTCTCGGATTTTGGTCAAAACATCGATTTCAGCTCAAAGCTTACATTTGGAACTGACCGAAAGTATGCTGATGGGCGATGTTGAAGTGGCGATCAATCAGCTGCTTGAGCTTAAAATGCTTGGCGTATCTTTATCTATTGATGATTTCGGTACTGGTTATTCGTCACTCAGTTATTTAAAACGTTTCCCCGTTGATATCTTAAAAGTAGACCGCTCGTTTGTGAAGGATATTCCAGCTGATTCTAACGATATGGAAATTACCGCCGCGATAATCGCAATGGCGCAAAAGCTTAATTTAAATGTGGTTGCGGAAGGTGTGGAAACGAGTGAGCAAATTACATTTTTGAAGAATAACAATTGTTACATTGTGCAGGGATATTTTTTCAGTCCGCCATTAGCTGAAGCGCAAGTGCCTGAACTTTACAAGCAACTTGCACTAAAAGCGATTTGTTAG
- the lon gene encoding endopeptidase La, with protein MTLERTDCVEIPVLALRDVVVYPHMVIPLFVGREKSIKCLEAAMENDKQIFLVAQKDAAIDEPESQDVFDVGTIATILQLLKLPDGTVKVLVEGTQRAKINKFTQTDAFFMADVQFLVSSDIPEQEQDIFVRSAISQFEGYVKLNKKIPPEVLTSVSAIDEPARLADTMAAHMPLKVPEKQKVLEIANVTDRLEYLMAVMEGEIDLLQVEKKIRSRVKKQMEKSQREYYLNEQMKAIQKELGELDEVPDEFETLNKKIEEAGMPVEAAAKTRTELNKLKMMSPMSAEATVVRSYIDWMIGAPWKKRSKVKKDLAAAQEVLDADHYGLEKVKERIIEYLAVQQRTNKLKGPILCLVGPPGVGKTSLGQSIAKSTGRKYIRMALGGVRDEAEIRGHRRTYIGAMPGKIVQNMSKVGVKNPLFLLDEIDKMSSDMRGDPASALLEVLDPEQNTAFNDHYLEVDYDLSDVMFVATSNSFNIPGPLLDRMEVIRLAGYTEDEKLNIAMKHLVPKQISRNGLKAKEIDIHESAIIGIIRYYTREAGVRSLEREISKLCRKAVKEILLTKDLKKVSINQENLETYLGVQRFDYGKAEGDDRIGQVTGLAWTEVGGDLLTIESAVVVGKGKLTYTGSLGDVMQESIQAAMTVVRSRAEKLRINTDFHEKRDIHVHVPEGATPKDGPSAGIAMVTCLVSSLTGNPVRSEVAMTGEITLRGEVLPIGGLKEKLLAAHRGGIKTVIIPKDNERDLKEIPQNVIEGLSIHPVKWIDEVLELALVHPVDTFSIETEKKA; from the coding sequence ATGACGCTTGAACGTACGGATTGTGTCGAAATTCCAGTGTTAGCATTGCGGGATGTAGTGGTATATCCACACATGGTCATTCCGTTATTTGTTGGCCGCGAGAAATCCATCAAATGCCTTGAAGCAGCGATGGAAAACGACAAACAGATTTTTTTAGTTGCACAAAAAGATGCAGCAATCGATGAGCCTGAAAGTCAGGACGTGTTTGATGTCGGCACTATAGCGACCATTTTACAGTTACTAAAGTTACCTGACGGTACTGTAAAGGTGTTAGTGGAAGGTACTCAGCGCGCTAAAATTAATAAATTCACCCAAACAGACGCCTTTTTTATGGCGGATGTGCAGTTTTTAGTATCGAGTGATATTCCAGAGCAAGAGCAAGATATCTTTGTTCGTAGTGCGATTAGCCAGTTCGAAGGATACGTTAAACTCAATAAAAAAATCCCACCAGAAGTCCTAACGTCGGTTTCAGCAATTGATGAGCCCGCTCGTTTAGCTGACACTATGGCGGCTCATATGCCTCTAAAAGTACCTGAAAAGCAAAAAGTACTTGAGATTGCCAATGTGACCGACCGCCTTGAGTATTTAATGGCGGTGATGGAAGGTGAAATCGACTTATTACAAGTTGAGAAAAAAATTCGTTCACGCGTCAAAAAGCAAATGGAAAAAAGCCAGCGTGAGTACTATTTGAATGAGCAAATGAAAGCCATTCAAAAAGAACTCGGTGAGCTTGATGAAGTACCTGATGAATTTGAAACGCTGAATAAGAAAATTGAAGAAGCTGGTATGCCGGTCGAAGCAGCGGCTAAAACTCGGACAGAACTCAATAAATTAAAAATGATGTCTCCTATGTCGGCCGAGGCGACCGTTGTGCGCTCTTATATCGACTGGATGATAGGTGCTCCATGGAAAAAACGCTCTAAAGTCAAAAAAGATTTAGCAGCAGCGCAAGAAGTGCTTGATGCTGATCACTACGGACTTGAAAAAGTAAAAGAGCGTATTATTGAGTATTTAGCCGTACAACAACGCACAAATAAACTCAAAGGGCCAATTTTATGTTTGGTTGGACCACCAGGTGTAGGTAAAACCTCTTTAGGCCAATCTATCGCTAAATCTACAGGCCGTAAGTACATTCGTATGGCGCTGGGTGGTGTGCGTGATGAAGCTGAGATCAGAGGTCACCGCCGTACTTATATTGGTGCTATGCCAGGAAAAATCGTACAAAATATGTCAAAAGTAGGAGTGAAAAATCCACTCTTCTTGCTTGATGAGATTGATAAAATGTCATCAGATATGCGCGGTGATCCTGCTTCAGCATTATTAGAAGTACTTGATCCAGAGCAAAATACCGCATTTAACGATCATTATCTTGAAGTTGATTATGACCTTTCTGACGTAATGTTTGTTGCTACTTCTAACAGCTTTAATATTCCAGGGCCGTTGTTAGACCGGATGGAAGTGATCCGTCTTGCAGGTTATACCGAAGATGAAAAGCTAAATATTGCAATGAAGCATTTAGTTCCAAAGCAGATATCTCGAAATGGTCTTAAAGCGAAAGAAATTGATATTCATGAAAGTGCCATTATTGGCATTATTCGCTATTATACTCGCGAAGCCGGTGTACGTAGTTTAGAACGTGAAATTTCAAAATTATGCCGAAAAGCAGTGAAAGAGATTTTACTGACTAAAGATTTGAAAAAAGTATCAATTAATCAAGAAAACTTAGAGACTTATCTAGGTGTTCAGCGTTTTGATTACGGTAAAGCTGAAGGTGATGATCGTATTGGCCAAGTTACCGGACTTGCTTGGACTGAAGTTGGTGGTGATTTACTCACCATCGAGAGTGCCGTAGTGGTTGGTAAGGGTAAATTGACTTACACCGGCTCTTTGGGCGATGTGATGCAAGAGTCAATTCAAGCTGCGATGACCGTAGTTAGAAGCCGTGCTGAAAAATTACGTATTAATACCGATTTTCATGAAAAACGCGATATTCACGTTCATGTGCCAGAAGGTGCTACGCCAAAAGATGGTCCAAGTGCGGGCATTGCAATGGTAACGTGTTTGGTGTCGAGTTTAACAGGTAATCCTGTACGCTCTGAAGTCGCTATGACTGGTGAAATAACCTTGCGTGGTGAAGTATTACCAATCGGTGGGCTAAAAGAGAAACTACTCGCAGCACATCGTGGTGGTATTAAAACTGTCATTATTCCAAAAGATAATGAAAGAGATTTAAAAGAAATCCCACAAAATGTAATTGAAGGCCTTTCAATCCATCCAGTTAAGTGGATTGATGAGGTACTTGAATTAGCGTTAGTGCACCCAGTTGATACTTTTTCAATCGAAACTGAAAAAAAAGCATAA
- a CDS encoding response regulator, whose amino-acid sequence MIELSPADLNILLVEPSATQRKVIARELSQEGITNIDFADTIFNALEQIQVSAPDLVISALHLADGSALELLENIKNHSTLAALPFMLVSSETRKPQLEEFKQSGVIAILPKPFTREHLGRAINATLDVLSPQELELDFYDVHDIRVLVVDDSRLARNHIKRVLNNLGVQHCVEAEDGQAAIEILSTQMFDLIVTDYNMPQINGKELTEYIRNSSEHSHLPVLMVTSEANDTHLSNIAQSGVNAMCDKPFEPQTVRKLLYQLLDQN is encoded by the coding sequence ATGATTGAATTATCACCTGCTGATTTAAATATCTTACTTGTTGAACCGTCTGCAACACAGCGTAAAGTAATTGCCCGTGAGTTATCCCAAGAAGGGATCACAAACATAGATTTTGCTGACACTATTTTTAATGCGTTAGAGCAAATCCAAGTGAGTGCGCCAGATCTTGTGATCAGTGCACTGCATTTAGCAGATGGCAGCGCGCTCGAATTATTAGAAAATATCAAAAATCACAGCACATTAGCTGCCTTACCTTTCATGTTAGTATCAAGTGAAACAAGAAAACCTCAGCTGGAGGAGTTCAAACAATCCGGAGTCATCGCGATTCTGCCTAAGCCATTTACTCGGGAGCATTTAGGTCGAGCGATTAATGCGACTCTTGATGTACTGAGCCCTCAAGAGCTTGAATTAGACTTTTACGATGTGCATGACATCCGTGTACTTGTTGTTGATGATTCTCGCTTAGCGCGTAATCACATTAAGCGTGTATTAAATAATTTAGGTGTTCAGCATTGTGTTGAAGCAGAAGATGGTCAAGCTGCCATAGAAATTTTATCGACACAAATGTTTGACTTGATCGTTACTGATTACAACATGCCACAAATTAATGGCAAAGAGTTAACAGAGTATATTCGTAACAGTAGCGAGCATTCGCACTTACCTGTATTAATGGTAACCTCTGAGGCGAATGATACTCACCTTTCGAATATTGCCCAATCTGGCGTTAATGCGATGTGTGATAAACCGTTTGAGCCTCAAACAGTGCGTAAATTACTTTATCAATTGCTTGATCAGAACTAA
- a CDS encoding translation initiation factor, producing the protein MSDSHLVYSTDSGRITPEQEKKTSPVKLYSDGFIRIERQTKGRKGKGVMLIVGINPEEHDLKSISKSLKTKMGQGGALKDNIIEIQGDDREKLKGLLEQIGFKIKLAGG; encoded by the coding sequence ATGAGTGACTCACACTTAGTGTATTCAACCGACAGCGGGCGAATAACACCAGAACAAGAAAAAAAAACCAGTCCAGTCAAACTATATAGTGATGGATTCATCCGTATCGAACGTCAAACTAAAGGCCGTAAAGGCAAAGGTGTGATGTTGATTGTAGGAATAAACCCCGAAGAACATGACTTAAAAAGTATTTCTAAATCATTAAAAACTAAAATGGGTCAAGGTGGCGCATTAAAAGATAATATCATTGAAATACAAGGCGATGACCGCGAGAAATTAAAAGGGTTATTAGAACAAATTGGCTTTAAAATTAAATTAGCTGGAGGCTAA
- the pheA gene encoding prephenate dehydratase, translating into MANDVLDTLRKDINEIDAELLVLLAKRRRISHSVVEYKISNNKPIRDEQRELILLEKLIAYGKSLGLDSYYVNNVFQTIIEDSVLHQQAMLQQSLNPDALNETNRVAYLGGQGSYSQLACHKYFSRRAGKLVELGCDSFSKITHMVETGQADYGLLPIENTCSGSINEVYDLLQHAQVSIVGELTQSVEHCLIAQPGVELNEITKVFGHPQPFAQCSQFIQTLGEMQLAYCDSTSSAIQEALKTKNSAAIASAQAGKNAGLEVIKSAVANQPDNHSRFIVVARKAMQVSKQIPTKTTLIMATAQIAGALADALMIFKQQKINLVKLESRPVPGNPWEEVFYVDLEANLAQNNVKRALEELKEVTEYVRILGCYPSESMKAVQVINNDSLVEE; encoded by the coding sequence ATGGCAAATGATGTATTAGATACCTTACGTAAAGACATAAACGAAATTGATGCTGAGTTATTAGTGCTTTTAGCAAAACGTCGCCGAATTAGTCACTCAGTGGTTGAGTATAAAATTTCAAATAACAAACCAATCAGAGATGAACAGCGCGAGCTGATTTTATTAGAAAAACTTATTGCCTATGGTAAGTCACTAGGTCTTGATAGCTATTACGTTAACAATGTCTTTCAAACCATCATTGAGGACTCTGTACTGCATCAGCAAGCGATGTTGCAACAAAGCCTCAATCCTGACGCGCTAAATGAAACCAATCGCGTTGCTTATTTAGGCGGCCAAGGTTCGTATAGCCAACTAGCCTGTCATAAGTATTTTAGCCGCCGCGCTGGTAAACTGGTCGAACTTGGCTGTGATAGCTTTTCGAAAATCACTCATATGGTTGAGACAGGACAAGCAGATTATGGCCTACTACCAATTGAAAATACATGCTCTGGCAGTATCAATGAAGTATATGACTTATTACAACATGCTCAGGTATCTATCGTTGGTGAGCTGACTCAATCGGTTGAGCACTGCCTGATAGCACAACCTGGGGTAGAACTAAATGAAATTACTAAAGTCTTTGGTCATCCGCAACCTTTTGCACAATGTAGCCAATTCATTCAAACATTAGGTGAAATGCAATTAGCTTATTGTGACTCCACTTCTAGCGCCATTCAGGAAGCATTAAAAACCAAAAATAGTGCAGCGATTGCATCAGCACAGGCGGGTAAAAATGCAGGTCTAGAAGTCATCAAATCTGCCGTCGCCAATCAACCAGATAACCACAGTCGTTTTATTGTGGTAGCCCGTAAAGCGATGCAAGTATCAAAACAAATTCCAACAAAAACGACTTTGATTATGGCAACGGCACAAATTGCAGGTGCACTAGCTGACGCTTTAATGATTTTTAAGCAACAAAAAATCAACCTTGTTAAATTGGAGTCTCGTCCTGTTCCAGGTAACCCTTGGGAAGAAGTTTTTTATGTCGATTTAGAAGCTAACCTTGCGCAAAATAATGTCAAACGAGCATTAGAAGAACTCAAAGAAGTAACTGAGTATGTTCGTATTTTAGGTTGCTACCCAAGTGAATCAATGAAAGCTGTGCAAGTAATTAACAATGACTCATTAGTAGAAGAGTAA
- a CDS encoding STAS domain-containing protein yields the protein MSLNKSLSPDGKLFTIQIKGKFDFNLVQAFRTAYSEVGNETPKVVVDLRETDYMDSSALGMLLNMKKFLGESVTSIQIANCRPQIKKILQISRFDKKFDID from the coding sequence ATGAGCTTAAATAAAAGTTTATCACCCGATGGCAAGTTATTTACTATTCAGATTAAAGGGAAATTTGATTTTAATTTAGTTCAAGCTTTTCGTACTGCATATTCTGAAGTTGGTAATGAAACTCCAAAAGTGGTGGTTGATTTGCGCGAAACAGATTACATGGACAGCTCAGCTCTGGGCATGTTGTTAAATATGAAAAAATTTCTAGGCGAATCAGTAACATCTATTCAGATAGCTAATTGTCGACCACAAATTAAAAAAATTCTGCAAATATCACGATTTGATAAAAAGTTCGATATTGATTGA
- a CDS encoding HU family DNA-binding protein, translated as MNKSQLIDEIAAGADISKAAAGRALDSFIDAVTTALKDGDSVALVGFGSFSVRERAARSGRNPQTGATIEIAAANIPSFKAGKALKDAVN; from the coding sequence GTGAACAAGTCTCAACTAATTGATGAAATCGCTGCAGGCGCTGATATTTCTAAAGCAGCGGCAGGCCGCGCACTTGATTCATTCATTGATGCAGTAACAACTGCATTAAAAGACGGTGACTCTGTTGCACTAGTAGGTTTTGGTTCTTTTTCTGTACGTGAGCGCGCAGCTCGTTCAGGTCGCAACCCACAGACTGGTGCTACAATTGAAATCGCAGCTGCTAACATTCCTTCTTTTAAAGCAGGTAAAGCACTTAAAGACGCAGTAAACTAA
- a CDS encoding SurA N-terminal domain-containing protein: protein MLEKIREGSQGLTAKIILGLVILSFALAGIGSYLGQTTEKPVAVVNGQKISQTTFARAYENERSRLEQQFGEYFNQIASDPTYMARVREGVIDRLVQQELQTQLANELGLRISDEAIKEEIRTLPYFNIGGQFSNDRYLQVIRQMNFQPDTFRNYLRTEMTRSQLVTAVAASDFALPNEMVTISQLQTQVRDLDYVLLTADQVSKDITVTEQEISDYYTLNQSQFLSQEQVSVEYVELNAETLPVVKAVTDDEILALYNDNKAQYVEPERRRVAHILVDLGDDEAASEAKAQDLLAKLKAGADFAQLAQSDSSDIVSAENGGDLDWIDRDMMDPAFEEAAFSLAAKGDISDVVKSEFGFHIIKLTDLQAEQIKTLDMVKDELTARLEQDHKTEHFYELQTRLAELAFEVADSLSEAATAVEQEVKSTALFSRFDAPAPLNDAKVLDAAFSVELLEDKVNSELIELGNEHVVVLRVKEHKPAATKALAEVSDQIKAVLVKQKANEVNATRGDELYAKLSSGTSLADLAAEQSLQVEQARDIKRNAYNLVPGLAKDVFQMAHPVDKPVVNRITLANGDVALVSLLAVKNAPVTELDARTKESINAEQINRNYLVFVDALKQQAEVKAAAVEAVTE from the coding sequence ATGCTAGAGAAAATTAGAGAAGGCTCACAGGGACTTACAGCCAAGATTATTCTTGGTTTAGTCATTTTGTCATTTGCCTTGGCCGGAATTGGCAGCTACTTAGGGCAAACTACTGAAAAACCTGTAGCTGTAGTGAATGGTCAAAAAATCAGTCAAACAACATTCGCGCGTGCTTATGAAAATGAGCGTAGCCGTTTAGAGCAACAATTTGGTGAGTATTTTAACCAAATTGCCAGCGATCCCACCTATATGGCACGTGTTCGTGAAGGTGTTATCGACCGCTTAGTGCAACAAGAATTACAAACACAGCTAGCGAATGAATTAGGTCTTCGTATTAGTGATGAAGCAATTAAAGAAGAAATTCGCACCTTGCCTTATTTCAATATAGGTGGACAATTCAGTAATGACCGTTATTTACAGGTCATTCGTCAAATGAATTTCCAACCAGACACTTTCCGTAACTACTTACGTACAGAAATGACTCGTAGCCAATTAGTAACAGCAGTTGCTGCAAGCGATTTTGCCTTACCAAATGAAATGGTTACAATTTCACAGCTACAAACTCAGGTTCGTGATTTAGATTATGTATTATTGACTGCTGATCAAGTTAGCAAAGACATTACCGTCACAGAGCAAGAAATTAGTGACTATTACACGCTTAATCAAAGTCAATTTTTATCACAAGAACAAGTTTCAGTTGAATATGTTGAGCTCAATGCTGAAACATTACCTGTAGTTAAAGCCGTTACGGATGATGAGATTTTAGCTCTTTATAATGATAATAAAGCGCAATATGTTGAGCCTGAGCGTCGCCGTGTTGCCCATATCTTAGTTGACTTAGGTGATGATGAAGCTGCTTCTGAAGCAAAAGCGCAAGATTTATTGGCAAAACTTAAAGCAGGTGCTGATTTTGCCCAATTAGCTCAATCAGATTCTAGCGATATTGTAAGCGCTGAAAACGGTGGTGATTTAGATTGGATTGATCGTGATATGATGGATCCTGCATTTGAAGAGGCTGCATTTTCTCTAGCTGCGAAAGGTGATATTTCTGATGTCGTTAAATCTGAATTTGGCTTTCACATCATTAAACTTACCGACCTTCAAGCTGAACAAATTAAAACACTTGATATGGTAAAAGATGAGCTAACAGCTCGTTTAGAACAAGACCATAAAACAGAGCATTTTTATGAGTTACAAACTCGCTTAGCTGAACTTGCTTTTGAAGTGGCCGATTCACTTTCTGAAGCGGCGACTGCAGTGGAACAAGAAGTTAAATCAACCGCTTTGTTTAGTCGTTTTGATGCTCCAGCGCCTTTAAATGATGCAAAAGTACTTGATGCTGCATTCTCAGTTGAGTTGTTAGAAGATAAAGTAAATTCAGAATTGATTGAACTTGGGAATGAACATGTTGTGGTTTTACGTGTAAAAGAGCATAAACCAGCAGCAACTAAAGCATTAGCTGAAGTATCAGATCAAATCAAAGCTGTGTTAGTGAAGCAAAAAGCTAATGAAGTTAATGCAACACGTGGTGATGAACTTTATGCGAAATTAAGCTCAGGCACTAGCCTAGCTGACTTAGCTGCTGAGCAATCATTACAGGTTGAGCAAGCACGCGATATTAAACGCAATGCGTATAATTTAGTGCCAGGTTTAGCCAAAGACGTATTCCAAATGGCTCATCCTGTTGATAAGCCTGTTGTTAATCGTATCACGTTAGCAAATGGTGATGTTGCGCTCGTCTCTTTATTAGCGGTGAAAAACGCACCTGTCACAGAGCTTGATGCCCGTACTAAAGAAAGTATTAATGCTGAGCAAATCAATCGTAACTACCTTGTTTTTGTTGATGCCTTAAAGCAACAAGCAGAAGTTAAAGCGGCTGCTGTAGAAGCTGTTACTGAATAA